CTTTGTCAGGGAGCAGGAGGTTTTCcctgttatttaaaatatatatattaaagtgtcatgtttttactttgttataattttgattttgtttctattttattgtgttaattttagtatttaatttgtttaaaaaaacaaagtgattgagttgttgcagctgaaaacaggTTCAAAGGTGTTTCTCTTAAATCAGACTGGATATACTGTATAAGAAATACTGTCACACATTTGAGTGTTGTCCTCATTTTTACTTAAATTTGTGTCAATCTGCCAAATTGAGTTACTGTACATTTGCTGTCACTTAAGGAGTCATATCTGTAGTATATAAGTTATGGTTCATGTAATGAAAGTCAGCTGATGTAAAGTCCATGATGTGTTAAGATAtctatatgttgtttttaagatgttaaatgttaatgGCGCATTGAAGATCTGTAATTAAAAAAGATGTGCACTCTGGATATAGATAACTCCCAGACACTTTTTGTCCTGCATCTCACTAGAACTTTTACAAGAgtagaaaacacaattttaatatatataatatgactaaattaaagtggaaaaaaacatctaatAAGGTTAATAAACTCATATTTACTATTCTACACAATCAGACACACTGGAACTAACATAAAGTTTCACCAAACTTTCTGGTttagacaaaaaataaatttcaaattaaatgtttactggatttctaaatattaaaatagacatgtttttttaaaccatagtataaaaatgtaattattacaTGTTAATTGTACAAAAGCTCCCACCCTTGTggttaaatgcttttattttccaaacTAAACGTATTGGCGGATCATCGACAGCACTTCCGTTCACACTGCAGCAGCGACGGTACAGTTCCGGTTCTACCTCGCAGCGGGACTGGCGCTTCAACGACGGCGGGAAGTTGTTATCATCAATTTACTCTCAAATCAACAACGACTGGACGGACGGAATCGCTAAAGATCGACTATTCGCCATCTAACATCGATGGCTCTTTAAACGGAAATACGCCAACTGCAGAGCAAGCGTAGCGGCGCGCGGTCCAGCTAACATGGCTAACGTCGGAAACCAGCCACCACCACAGGCCGTTAACAAGCCTGCGCCAGGGAAACATGGAAATGTACTGCCTCTGTGGGGCAACGAAAAGACCATGAACCTCAACCCGATGATTCTCACCAACGTGCTGTCCTCGCCATATTTCAAAGTTCAGCTTTATGAACTCAAGACGTACCACGAAGTTGTGGACGAAATCTACTTCAAGGTAACGTTAGCGTCGGCTAACCCGCATGCTAGTTAGATAACCCGTGTCCAGGGGGGGAAAGCGGTACAGTGGCCGCAGCGTGCTGCCGGTTTCAAATTCAAAAGACTAGACCGCGCTTATTTTCGAATTTAACTTTTTAGCTTCAGAAGATGTCAAGCCATTTCATGTAATTGACCAAAAcactattatttattgtatGGGACTTTTTAGCTAGCTGGCGATTGCTAGCTGCCATTAAAACACAATAGTCCAACGTTATCATGACGTCTGGCTAACTCAGATATTGTTGTAAGTGTGTTGTTTTGGTGTTTAGAAGTTGAACTAAGTCAGAGCTCATGTCGTGTTACGACAGTTGAGCCTGGTTGTGGTTACCAGATACGCTGTGTTCGTACTATTCTAGACGGTGAATCACTGAAAGACGCAGAATATCTCATGAAGCCTCTGTTAATGATCAGGAGAGACTCTCACACTCTCCCCAGTTTCACATGGTTGTCTCTACGCCTGCAGGTGACTCATGCGGAGCCTTGGGAAAAGGGAAGCAGGAAGACTGCAGGTCAGACTGGAATGTGCGGAGGGGTAAGTGAGAAGTACGTGCTTTTTATTCCCCACCTTTTACCCCCGGTTTATTCTCCCTAAGCAGTTTGGATAAACACCCAGAGGGTTCTGTTGGAACTTGCTTGATGTGATTTTTAGTAAAGCAGATTCACACGTGTCACTATTGCTTGTATTGGTTAGGGTTATTGTGAGAAATTTCGCAATGAATGCTGCTTTACAAACAAACTGTCTTCCTTGCTAGGTGCGTGGAGTGGGAACCGGTGGCATTGTGTCGACTGCTTTCTGTCTTCTATACAAACTGTTCACCCTCAAGCTGACTCGCAAACAGCTGATGGGTCTGATCACTCACACAGACTCGCCATACATCCGAGCACTTGGCTTCATGTACATAAGGTATGTACTGGTGAGATACTTTTTTCCCAATTGCATTTATTCTGTGTAGTAATGgcttccctttttttaaagtcacGAATGAAATTACAAAATTGTGGTGTtcattttttacactttaacaacCTCACGAGTGAAAATCTGTCAACAAATGTGATTGAAATCTATGCGACACGATTATGTGACGTATGATTTGTGCCCTGCTTTATTCTGCCTCAGATACACTCAGCCCCCGGCAGATTTGGTCGACTGGTACGATGGCTTCCTGGATGATGAGGAGGTATGTCACTCCGGGTAATAATTTGATGTTTCTTTCTCTATTGCATACACAGTCATACGCCCACTATAGAATCTGCCTGCCCTCCCCCCATGTGATGCTCATAACTGATTTTTCACCTTTGCCTTCATTTGGCTTAATTGTCTCAGTCTTTGTCCTCCAAACCGGAGTAGCTAGGTTACTttctcactcctctgctgctgattttTATCAGGGTAAGTACCATATGTAAAGCTGAGTCAATCTTTAGTCCAATGTGATATCAAGGCATGCTCTGTTTTTGACCAGATTTTATCAGGACTTGTTGCACACAGCCAAATTTGGGAGAATTGGAACATTCCTATggataaacaaacataaatttgGTAACAGAACCCAAACTTTGCATTACTCTCTAgtggtttatttatatttaagtaaGATAAAATTGTATCCCAGTCTGTGCAACCAGGCCTCCTGTGATGTTCTGTTGCATTATATTTGAATTGATCATATGGAATCTTACCCACCTGGTTAATTcccctgtttttttctttagatGCCTATTGTGCGGCAGGTGAATTGGAAATTGTATCTCAGCACTGTTGGTTTGCGTGTGTGAGTGCAAAGCAGCTGTTCTCTACCATATAAAGTTGACAACTATTCAACTGGTGTGCACTTACCTACCTGCGCCagtctgtgtttacactgtgggCACTTGTATtcaccttaaagggatagttcacccaaagaTGAAAATTAATTCTacctactcaccactatgccaatggaggtgtgtttgagtccacgaaaCCCTTTTTAGAGTTTCAGGaataaacagcgttgcagcccaatcaatacaattgaagtaaatagtgaccacttcttcaaacgtaagaaaaacatacaatgcctccatgctgctcctgtggtgtcatccaagtgtctgtaagccggcattcaaattcgactcgatGGCCGTTTCGACTCAAATTGGAATGTCagggcttccggacacttggaagaccccacaggagcagtgtggaggcatttAATTGTttatacatttgaagaagtggtccctAGTTACTTCAATCGTATTTGATTTGGGTGCAACGCTGTTCACCCCTGAAACTAGTGTTTTGtcgactcaaacacttcagccacccctccatcgacatggtgagtagatgagtgaaattccatttttgggtgaactatttattgtgttgtttgaagACAGATGAAAGAAGCCAAGGctcctctgtctttgtcctTTCAGCTCAATTAGGATTTGTCTCAATGTTTTGCTCTCTATTCTCTTCATTTGTGGTCTGTAATAAGTAGTTGCAGACactttttgatgttttttaaatggatcATCGAAAGAAGAAGCGAAGATATttcaaaagataaatataaaatttacTTGATTATCAAAGCTCACTTTGTAAATGCAGACTCCAGGATCTGCCAGCTGAAACATTTAgctatatttaaatgttatttcctCTTGTAAAAATTAGCAGAAGTAAAACCagacacatttgtttgaaatgcaAGATTAAGCTAGATGAACAGAGGTGAAGGTTCAGTACTTGGTCATCACAAATTGCTTTTTGGTTTGAGGTAAAATTGAAAAAGCAATCAGTCAGATTTACCTGCTTCCTGCTTGTGAGTGCTAATTGAGTTTCTCTATGGCACTTTGCCACCATTTTGTTGTAGGAGCTCGACGTGAAGGCAGGAGGTGGATGTGTGATGACCGTCGGAGAGATGCTGCGCTCCTTCCTGACCAAACTCGAGTGGTTCTCCACGCTCTTCCCCCGTATCCCAGTGCCTGTGCAGAAAATTATTGACCAGCAGATAAAGGCGAGACCTCGTAAGGTTGTTCCGAAGGAGACACAGGAGGAAGATGCCACGTTCacaggggaggcagggaggcaAGGGGAAAAACGGCGCTCCAGGTAAGGGATTCAAACTATTTcgattatttcattttaaaacttaCCCGTCATCATGTGTCTTTTCTGTAACTGATTTAAGTGAAACAGTTCAGTTCATCTTTATTCCTCATTTTATGACATATATTAGATGTTGTTAATTTTGTCTATTTCTCTAAAATTCCTTCAAAATTACACCTTTACtgatactttttttatttatttgtttttgttaggTTTATTTCCAGGTCAAAGAGTTGGGCCATGGTTAAATCAAAGGATCTGACTTATCGTGTAATGATTAGATAAGAATGTTTAAGTGCTTGAAGCTTATGGTACCTTTTTTCCTAGGACACCGAGACGATCCCCGAGCCCCAGAAGGTCGCCCAAACGGTCGCCTAAACGGTCACCCAAACGGTCGCCCAAACGGTCACCCAAACGGTCGCCCAAACGGTCAAGGAGCAGTAGCCACCATCGCGAGAAGGAGCGCCACGGCCCCAGCTTCGACCGAGAGCTTGACAGAGAGCGTGACCggcaaaagaaagagagggagggcagGGACAAGGATAAAGATAAGGatagggacagagagagacggcgGTCCCGCAGCGCAGACCGGAACCAAGAACGACGAGAGCGCAGAAAAAGTCGCAGCGGCAGTCGGGACCGAAAAAGCGAAcgcaaagacaaagaaagagatggTGGAGATGACAGGAGcaagaggaaggaaagggaTCACCATAAAGATAGAGGCACTGAGAGTGAGAAGTCCAGGGATAAGAAGAGCAGGGGAGAGACTGATGACAGGAGGCACAAagaggacagggagagacacagagaagaaaggaaagCCAAACGGTCGAGTCGGAGTCGAAGCAGGGAAAGGAAGCACAAAAGTGGCGAGGAGAAGAACCGGAAACGAGAGTGCAGCCACAGCAAAGAGAAGGACAGGGACAGAGATGGGGAACAGCGCCCCCACAAACGTAGTCGTAGCAAAGAGAAGAGTCATCATCAGCGCGAGTCCAATAATGACCATAGTAAACATAGTGAACGCAGAAGGAGTCAGAGCACTGAGTAAATGTCGCCCCGCAGCAATATTACTTCTTCGATTCCccgtgtttttctcccttttttctaCCCAGTTGTCTGATCTGTCTCTTGTGCCGAAGACTGGGAATGTTAGCACGCTGGACATCTGGTTATGTTATCTTTGGCCAATGCAATGTTGCTTTacgttttgtgtttttctgcctttttcacTCCCGATTTAGACAATTGTTAGTCTTCACTTGAAATTTGGAAAGAGGCAAAAATGGCATTTTAATTTTCTATGGATCTTTCTTTTGCCCCAGGATGTGATGGGTTTGTATATAATGTTTTGAAAGCTGTCTACACACGATAAGTGGTCGGAGTTACGTTCACCGCTGGTTTGGGCGTGGTCCGTGCCGATAGCTCAGCTCAACACCGTCGccatataattaataataattaactgtTCAGGCTGTGCAGAAgccttttttatatttgactAATACTACAGAGAATATGACTGAAATTACCCTCATTCGTAAACTCATTTGTCTGCTGTATTCTGATGAAACTCTCTGAACAGTCCAAAGTAAACGGTTAAATATCATGTGTAGTGGCAATGAGTCCAAACAGCGATTAGACAGTGCAAGGGAACTCCATCATTGATCGTCTGTTGACAGCCTGAAAATATTTTAATCCTCCAAAGGGCAGTATGCAAagggtaattttttttttaccacacaCAGTTCAGCCCTGCTTGTGCTGTGATTGGATTGTTGCTctgttgcattttgttttctaataaacacttttacgaacatttgtttttcttttcaaagaaAGGGGTGTTTTAAGTAATGGCTCGGCGAGACGGCcaacatttctattttataaCTTTTCACATGAATTGATAATTATGATCTATATGTATATAGACTTATATTGCTAGCGAATATTAAGgccacatgaaaaaaaaactgcgaTTTAGAGTTAAGTTGTAATTGAGAAGAAAATCATAATTTAATCCGAATAAACTTGTAAATTGAgtagaataaacaaacattttctcaatATATTAATACTCTTTCGTAATATTGCGATAATTGATATAGTTGTATTGCCCATTCCTAGTTACATAAGAAACAGTAGATGGGTAAAATGCAAACCATCTACCATCTAACGTTGAAAGCAAGCAATGTTTTTGGTAGTTTTATTGGAATGTAGTGTGAAAATAATTTCAATGTTAAATATACATTCAGAAATGACAAACATGTGAATACTCTGGACATGTGCAACACTTCCTGATATATTACCTTTAAAGACCAATATATAATTTacaaaagtgaataaaatataaaaagcagGAGGAACAAACCCccagataaaaaatatataacctCAACCAATAGCAGACCAAACATATACTACAATGGGCACAAGTACAGAATAGAACTTCAAATCTTGAGGCcactggcttttattttgaagacatCTAGTTATATTTCACATATGGGTGTAGTTAAATACACGAAGGCTCCGTGTAGTAGGCCGTGGCTTCAGTATTACAGTAGTCCCAGTTACACAACACGCACTAAAGGCTAAAAAACTGCAGCTCATGGTAATCCAtcagaaatgtaaatgtcaagTAACCCACACTAACGCCCATTTTCTATTAGCTTTAAAGTTATTGTGAGTAAATACCCAAAAGCCTTAAAGACCATCACATTAAATTGGGAGACGTGCACAGACCTCTAGTCTACAATTATTGCGTTCCTGTCTACTGGGGAAGCCCTGGTcctgtttgcacacacacaggctctgaCTCGGGTCCGCTAGTGACTGAGCCGCTGGCCGACACTGTGAAACAGTAGTTGGAGTTGGGGCTCAATTCAGTGACTAGGATCATTCCCCCGTAGACTGTTAGTTCCTCAGGTGGACTGGAACTGTCCTGCTTCCTTCTCACCAGGCTGTGTTGGGATGTATCGTCCTCTGTCTCCCACTTAACTAACACAACTGTTGAAGCTATTTGTGTGATGTGTAGAACGGGAGCTGAAAGGTCTCCtgtaggggggggggtgacaagACAGAAGTGTGAAATTGGTTTTGACTGGTTTATGGCCTTTAGTTCTATTTATGGTAAATAAATAGAGATTTAagtgaatatatttagaaaattgtatTCTCATTAAAGGGAAGACTTGCAGGAGGAAGGCCATCACagtaggatttttctaaatcgggggccataaaggggccacaatttacacagaggggccaattatacaTCCAACATCTGTGCACAACTCCAGATTCACAGTTAAGTCGTTCCTTGTTTGCTGTTAGCTCTATAgatttgagcaaagccacaaatcagtaaatacattttgtaactGTTCcatgttcaagcacattgtgaaCCTCAAAAAAACGTAGATAATAAAAGTCTTaaaaattgtcatatttattgttagtattttTAGTGGCAATTTTTTTAAtgactactgacaggacaggggccaatcagatttcagatgGAGCCAGTACCTCCCCCTGTATCAGCCCCTGTATCCGGCCCATGGCTATCAGCTCCAAAATCTGAGCCAAACACATCAAGTACGTCTCAAAATCAGTCACAAGAGCTTCTTACAAATACAAACTCACCATCCTGCACTTCAAGAAGATGTCTCCTCCTCCGTACATGTGGTATCACTAAAGAGAAAAAGCTGACGTCAGgttgtttgaataaatacagCATATTGCATATTTTTTTACGTACACAACAGTTCCTACCATTTGTTATTAGTTCAGCTTCACTTTCTCCCGCTGCGTTGCTGGCTGTGATCACCAGGCTGCTGGACGTGATGTTGGAAAGAGAGCAGGACAGACCCACCACCCTGCACAGCTGAGTCCATGGCGTCACACTGTTGTCGTACAGCGTGTATACAGTGGCATACACTGAGGCGTTCCAGGAAATTGAGGCAAAGGTGCTGTTGCCGCTGTACACCACTGCTGATGGCGGACAAGGAGCTGGGGGAAGAGACAAGAAACAAGTTAAAGCACCTGAAAACTTGGTTGAGTAAGGCTTTGCCCTAGAACCTTCAATATTCAAGGCTAAATGAGAAATAACAGGCCTCACGGTCTGCCTTGTCATAGCAGGAAATAAGCACAGTGTAACTAACAATATCAACAAGTGCCCTAGTATAAGATTGAATCAACACAAAACTGACCAGTATAACAAAATACTCACATTCTGTGCTAAAGTACACACTTGAGGGACTTGAGTGTTTTTCTACTTCACCACATTTCAGTGTAAAGTACTGTAAATGTTGAAGTGTAACAGTTAAATCAGTGTGAACAGTAGCTCGCGTGGTGGGTGTAGTCTACCTGTTGTTCCACTGAGAGCCACAGACGCGTTGCTGGTACCAGCACTGTTCCTGCTCTGCACTGTGGCCTCGTAGGACGAACCACAGGGGAGAGGAATCTCGAAGTACGTGCTGTTTGTCCAATAGGAGCTGAGCTCGAACAGGGCCTGGCTGTCTCCCAGCAAACTTCCTGTCAGCGTCAACATGTACTCAGTGTCCCTGCAGGAAATCTGTGTCCAACTGACGCGCGTCACCTGCACCTCCGTCTGCATCGGCAGCAGCTGCACCTCTACGGTGTCTGGAGGGCAGGGAACTACAGGAGAGAGGGTAGGATTTAATGAATGACTCCACTTAATATGCACTAATATTAGATTGTGAGAAGGAACATGCAGCTCTGTTACCTGCTCCCCTCTGCACTGATTCACTGAAGGAGCTGTTGCATGTGCTATCTGAGGCCTGGACAGAGAAATTGTAAACTGTTCCACATTCAAGACCCTCGATGGTGCAATTTCCATCTGTGCTGTAACAGTACAGCATCTCTCCATTCGCAGATTGAGCACAGCCATAGTACTCTACAGCGTTATCCCTGGCCGTCCATGAAAGCACTGCAGACTGATTGTTACAATGGAAGGTAACTGAGACTCCATCTGGCTGGCAAGGACCTGGATGTAAGAAAAATTTAAATCTTATCGTGCCTGACAGtctaaaattattttttcactCATAATGGGGCTCTTGAATTTATAGTATCACATTCTTTATATAAAATAAGTACCTGTATTCACTGTTGCATTTTGACTGGCTCTGCTGGAGCAGTTCTCATGGTGGGCAGTCACAAATACTGTGTACTGCTCGTCACAGTGGAGATCTGATACGCTGCAGTTATTGGAGGTGGTGTTGCACGTATGCACGTGTCCATCTGCAGCCATAGCAACAACACTGTAGGTTTCAGCAACAGGAGAGCGAGTCCAGGACACCAGCGCACTGTGGTCCTCACAGGAGGAGTCAACCGTCACGTTCCTGGGTGGACAGGGCTCTGGGAAGAAGGAATAAATCAGTGTTCAGAGGCTTAAAACAGGCTTTTCTCATGAAACCCAGTTGGTCCTAAACTGGGGATTGACTACGATAAGGTAGtaagaacaagaacaagttCCTGTCCAACTTTTTTCTGAatttatctctttttttgtgaaaatgtttgatAGTTTTGAGTCCTCCACTCTAATAATtgatcatataaaacaaaatgtaccCATGCTAATTCTGTAGGGAGGACTTCTCATGCTGCTGCACTGGTCTGATGAAGCTGCAACGATGATGGTGTAACGGAGGTCACACTGCGCTCCATACAGGTAGCAGCTAGTGCCCGTGTCATTGCAGTATAGGTGGCTGTGATCGCTGGCCTCTGCTGTGGCGGTGTACACTGTGTTCCCCACGCCACCCTCCATCAGTGCCCACATGACGAGGATGGAGGAGTTGTGGCACTGAGAGATGGCCGTGATggcagagagggagcagggggctggaggaagaggaggcacaTTTCATTATCAGTGCCACTGTAGCACAAATTCCTCTTTGGAATGGCAAATTTCTCTCATTGCAAAGGCTGAAGTCTGTTACCTGTCTGCAAGTCGATGGTGGCGCCTGGTGGACTCTCGCACTGGCTGTTTTTAGCAGTAACGCTGAAATTATAGAGAACACCACATTCCAGGTCTTCCACCTCACATGTGGTGTTACTGGAAGTGCTGCAGTTGGCCGTGTGGTTCCCTCCACCCACAGCGGACACAGTGTAGCTGTCGGGCCCCGGAGCCGCGTCCCATGAGATCCAAGCAGAATTGGTGACACAGTCGAGGTTGCCCCTGATTCCCTGAGGAGGGCAGGGAGCTAGAGAGCACATGGAAATGTTAAATCAGTGACTGGATGGACGTTCTTTTAATCAGATGATGGATGACTTTTTTAACACCCTCATACCTGACTGGACGGTGTGGGTCTGGCTCTGCTGGCTGCTGCAGTCGCCTCTGACAGAGGTGacatgaacagtgaaggttttccCGCAGGTCACATTGCCGAGGGAGcactctgtgtctgtggtgttaCATGACTCGCTGATTCCCCCGTTGTCTGTGACCACTGACACCAGAAAGTGGTCCGCTTCCCTGGTGGCGTCCCAGGAAATCGTCATGTCGTTGGAAGAACAGTTGAAGTGGGCACTCACGTTCTGGGGTGGGCAGGGGGCTGGGAATAAGAAGATAAACAGATTAGTCAGCACAAAAAAAGACTAactgtgcatgagtgtgtttgttgttgttgttgttgttgtttgtctcacCTGAGTTTAACACCACAGCCTGGCTTGGGACACTAGAGCAGCTGTCGTCCATGGCTGCTACCTGGACGGTGTAGCTGCTGCCACATGTGAGGTTGCCGAGGCTGcagctgaggtcagaggtctgGCAGCTGACGTTGCTATGACTACCGCGGGCTGTCACTGAGTACTGAAGAGCCCCGCGACTGGCAGACCAGGACACAAGAGCGGTGTTGTTGGCACAGTCCATCACCACGGAGACATTAGTGGGGACACATGGAACTGCAGATAAAGGACGGACAACGAAAAGAGTTAGTTTGTAGAAGAGCATGTGACAACAATCAgcaataatgaatgaatttatgGCTGATACTATTTCGATTATCCTTCAGTTGAGAATTAAAGGAGATTAAAGGAGAATCAGTTTACCACTTAGAAAAACTTATGCTGTCATAAAGTAGATAGTATTTACTATACTTTACATGTGAGGAAGGTATTGTGGTGTAATTTAACTAATAACATAATCACTACATTATCAATATTTGATGCTCACCAGACTGCAGACTGGTGGTTTCACTAGAGGTGGTGTTGCACTGTTGGTTGGAAGCGGTGACCGACACAGAGAAGTTGTGTCCACAGGTCAAGCCTGGGATGATTTTCTGATTAGAGTTGGACATGGATGTTTCCGAGAGGCCAGAGTCAGTTTCCATGGTGACTGTGTAGTAGTCGGACCCATTACAGGCCTGCCATGTTACCGTGACGTTACCAGAGAGACAGTCCTGCGTGGTAGAGATTCCTGAAGGTGGACATGGCCctggagaaaagacaaataataatCGGTCCGAGGTTACTCCTACTATTATTACTTGATATGTTTAAGTCAACTAAACTCACATCTGACACATAAAAGGTATTGAACCTACATGTCTGTATGGAGGCCGGTGCACTGGAGCTGCCAGGACACTGCGGGTTGTGGGGTGTGACTGTGAGGCTGTAGTTGTGTCCACACGTTAAGTCAGAGAAGTGAGCTGTGGTGACATTAGTGGTGAGCCCAGTCGTATTGTCTCCTCCCTCAGCAGATACCATGTACAACTTGGTCCCATTACTTGCATCCCAGCTCAGGGAGACGACTTTCATGTTGCAGTCCGCAGAGGCAACCAAATTCTGGGGCACACAGGGATctggaagagagaaagatgatgGATGTGTTATTACAGAGACCTTCAACCATATGTAGCTGTTAAGACACCAGCGGATTTCAGTGATGCTGTACAATTATTATGTCCACTggggaggttatattttcacccctgtccttttgtttgttggctTGATTGTAAAATAGATTATGCAAAACTGAttggacggattaccatgaaacttggaggaaggatgtggtatgtgtcagggaagaacccattaaacaGTGCTTTATTTATCCTTGGGTTTTCAAtgcttttattgatttctcagtTTAGAGTGTGCgcaatttggtacagatccaaataaaaatctggatctagtggtTTCAttgggggactgttgggccttggcagaggtagaCGCCCTCCGAGTGccattgttgttatttatttggaAATATTTGTAATTCTTGGGCCTGTAAATTCCTAATAAATTCCTAGGAAATGTACTAATTTGCTACAAATTGCAAGAAAAATACAAGTGTCTTTGAAATACAAACTTGATTTGAAGCAAAGATTCATCCATTAAAGATTAATGATTGGAAACTTGATTCCATCAGTATGTATGTTTGCTTTTCGACAAATgcaaaaaatcaaacacactctCTATTTCCCCTACAATTAGTACCAAATTAAATTATTCTTTCCAggagaaattatttaaaagaaaatacatacaaatacaaaaacaaccatTTATTTATACGTGCTGTATAAATATACATGACGTACCCATATGGATGACCGAGCTGTTGCTGGGCACAGTGGTGCAATTGTCATCCTTGGCTCTCACCACAACAGTGTACTCCTCCCC
Above is a window of Hippoglossus hippoglossus isolate fHipHip1 chromosome 17, fHipHip1.pri, whole genome shotgun sequence DNA encoding:
- the prpf38b gene encoding pre-mRNA-splicing factor 38B, with protein sequence MANVGNQPPPQAVNKPAPGKHGNVLPLWGNEKTMNLNPMILTNVLSSPYFKVQLYELKTYHEVVDEIYFKVTHAEPWEKGSRKTAGQTGMCGGVRGVGTGGIVSTAFCLLYKLFTLKLTRKQLMGLITHTDSPYIRALGFMYIRYTQPPADLVDWYDGFLDDEEELDVKAGGGCVMTVGEMLRSFLTKLEWFSTLFPRIPVPVQKIIDQQIKARPRKVVPKETQEEDATFTGEAGRQGEKRRSRTPRRSPSPRRSPKRSPKRSPKRSPKRSPKRSPKRSRSSSHHREKERHGPSFDRELDRERDRQKKEREGRDKDKDKDRDRERRRSRSADRNQERRERRKSRSGSRDRKSERKDKERDGGDDRSKRKERDHHKDRGTESEKSRDKKSRGETDDRRHKEDRERHREERKAKRSSRSRSRERKHKSGEEKNRKRECSHSKEKDRDRDGEQRPHKRSRSKEKSHHQRESNNDHSKHSERRRSQSTE
- the LOC117778346 gene encoding fibronectin type III domain-containing protein 7-like, which encodes METDSGLSETSMSNSNQKIIPGLTCGHNFSVSVTASNQQCNTTSSETTSLQSVPCVPTNVSVVMDCANNTALVSWSASRGALQYSVTARGSHSNVSCQTSDLSCSLGNLTCGSSYTVQVAAMDDSCSSVPSQAVVLNSAPCPPQNVSAHFNCSSNDMTISWDATREADHFLVSVVTDNGGISESCNTTDTECSLGNVTCGKTFTVHVTSVRGDCSSQQSQTHTVQSAPCPPQGIRGNLDCVTNSAWISWDAAPGPDSYTVSAVGGGNHTANCSTSSNTTCEVEDLECGVLYNFSVTAKNSQCESPPGATIDLQTAPCSLSAITAISQCHNSSILVMWALMEGGVGNTVYTATAEASDHSHLYCNDTGTSCYLYGAQCDLRYTIIVAASSDQCSSMRSPPYRISMEPCPPRNVTVDSSCEDHSALVSWTRSPVAETYSVVAMAADGHVHTCNTTSNNCSVSDLHCDEQYTVFVTAHHENCSSRASQNATVNTGPCQPDGVSVTFHCNNQSAVLSWTARDNAVEYYGCAQSANGEMLYCYSTDGNCTIEGLECGTVYNFSVQASDSTCNSSFSESVQRGAVPCPPDTVEVQLLPMQTEVQVTRVSWTQISCRDTEYMLTLTGSLLGDSQALFELSSYWTNSTYFEIPLPCGSSYEATVQSRNSAGTSNASVALSGTTAPCPPSAVVYSGNSTFASISWNASVYATVYTLYDNSVTPWTQLCRVVGLSCSLSNITSSSLVITASNAAGESEAELITNVIPHVRRRRHLLEVQDGDLSAPVLHITQIASTVVLVKWETEDDTSQHSLVRRKQDSSSPPEELTVYGGMILVTELSPNSNYCFTVSASGSVTSGPESEPVCVQTGPGLPQ